Part of the Georgenia sp. TF02-10 genome, CGAGAACGCCGCCTACTTCGGGCAGCTGGCTACCCTCGGCCATCCCGTCTACACCTACGCCCAGCTCGGCTCAGGACCCTCGACCCGCCTCGACGACCCCCGCGGGTACGGCCTCGAACGCGACGTCGCCGACCTGGAGAGCATCCGTCGCACCCTCCGGGCGCCGCGCCTGATCCTGGTCGGCCACTCCTACGGGGCCGCGCTGGCCGCGAACTACCTGGCCGCCTACCCCGACCGGGTCGCAGCGCTGGTCCTCAGCTCACCGGCACCCCTCGATCCACACGATCGCAGCAGCGACCGCGCCTCGGCCAGGCTCACCACCGGCCAAAGGATGAACACCTACCGCCTGGTCTCGGCCCCGCGCGCCCTGCTCGGCTACCTGCTGCTGCAGGTCAACCCGGCCGCCGCCCACGCCTACTTCCCCGACCCCGAAGCCGATGCCCGCAACGACCGGGTCATCACCGCAGCCGCGCCGGGTCTGCACTGCGACCGATCGCGATCGTGGCCGGCGACCCGAGGCTCCGGGTTCTACGCCCACCAGTACCCCCAGTCGGCAACGTCCCAGCGCCCGCCCGACATCCGCGATCGACTCAGCGCGCTGAGCCGGGAAGGACTGAAGGTCGAGGTCCTGCTGATCAAGGGCGGCTGTGACTACCTCAGCTGGCAGTCCGCTCTCGACTACCGCCGCGTCCTGCCGGAGACCCGGCTGGTGTACCTGCCCGTGGCCGGCCACAACACCTACGCCGATCAGCCCCAGACCGTGCTCGCCTGCATCCGCGCCTTCCTCGACCACCAAGACACCCCGGTACCGACGTACACCTCCGACGACCAGCCGCCCGGCTACCAGGGGTAATGCGGAGCCCTCCGCAGTCATGTCCGCTGGCGGACCTGCTCGGCGTCACCGAGCCGACGCTCCGCGTCTGGGCGAGCCGGCTGCTCTCTCGGGTCGTCTCAGCCCTGGGTGGCGTCGTCGGCCCGTCTGCGTCGATGCTTCGCCCGAGCGATTGCGGCCAGCTGGTGGAGGGCAGCGCCGGCCCCCGCCGGCAGGGTCAGTGCGTCGAGGTCGGCGGCCAGCAGCTGGTCGGCGTTCGGGAACGTGCGGTCGAGCCCCCAGAGGCGCAGACCGCCGACCGGGGTGCCGACCTGTCTGGCCAGCACACCCACGCAGTGCCTGGCCTCCGGGAGGCCGACGACGTCGGCGACGGCTGCTACGACATTGTCTTCCCAGGCGTTCCATCGGTGGCGCGGGACCGGTGGTCGCGCGGGCGCCCGCGACCCGGGTCCCAGGAGCCGACGCGCCGCTTGGACGATGTGCACGAGCTCCTCCCAGTGCGGGAGGTGTGCGGTGAGCTCCACTGCCCCATCCGTCCTGGCTCCGAGCTCGAGGACACCGACGTCCCCATGGACGGTCACCGTCCGTCGGTAGGTCTGGTCGAGGACCGACTCCACCCCGGGGACGACGTTGTCGGCGAGTCCGGCGACGACGGCTGGCCAGTCCACAGCGCGAGATGGGGTGACGCGGAGGGTGAGGCCGCCGTCGGCGACGAGGCGGTCGTGGCGGCGGCGTCGCAGCCGGAGCCGGCTCGGGGTGTCGTGGAATACCTGTCGCATGTCGCGGCCGAACTGGCTCAAGCTGCCGAAACCGGCGGCGAAGGCCACCTGGGCGACGGTGAGGTCGGTGTCGTCGAGCAACCGGCGAGCGAGGTGGGTGCGCGCGGACCGGGCCAGCATGGTCGGGGTGACGCCGAGGTTGTGGTCGAAGAGCCGCCGCAGCTGGCGGGCGGACAGCCCGACCCGCTGGGCGAGCTGCTCCTCGCCGCCGAGGTCGAGTGCTCCGTCGAGGATCAGGGCGACCGCCCGGCACACCAGATCCGGCGCGCCGGCCACCTGGGCGTCCAACGGCACCCGGTAAGGGCGGCAGCGGTGGCACGGGCGGAACCCGCCGACCTCGGCGGCAGCAGCCGAGGGGAGCGTGGTGGTGTTCTGCGGCAGCGGCCGTGCGCTGCAGGCTGGCAGGCAGTAGATGCCAGTCGTCCGGACTGCGACGACCTCCACCTCGTCCCTCCTCTCGGCTGCGGACCACCTCGCCGTCGTGCTGACGTGGCGTTCTCCTACCGGTCGGCGGCCGCGCAGCCTTCCGACAGTGGTCTCCACCGGCCGTACCGCACGCGCGAAGCCCGCCAACGCCCAGGAGGTGACACACCCACTGATCGACGGCGCCGAGGGTGGTGACCTCCACCTGGCCAAGACCGGGGACCTCCACCTGGCCAGGACCGGGGACCTGCACCTGGCCGCTGGCTCAGCCCGTGGCGGGCCGGGACGGGCCCGCCGACCCGTCCCGGCCGCCGTCGGCCGGGTCCCGCGCAGCTCAGGCGGTGCCCGTACGGGAGCCGAGCAGCTCCTCGAGCCGGTCGTAGCCCTCGTCCAGCCCCTGCTCCATGCCGCTGGCCGCCATGCCGTCGCGGGCCTCCTGGGTGGGGTAGACGGCGCGGCCGCGCAGCCGGCTGCGGCCCCCGCCCAGGTCCTCGAAGGTGAGGAACTCGATGCTCACCACGTCCGGGTAGCCGTCGAACTCGAAGGTCTGCACGGCGAACTCGTTCTCGCGGACCTTGTGGTAGACGCCGGAGAAGCCGTAGGTGCCGCCGTCGGGGTCGGTCTGGCGGTAGCGGTAGGACCCGCCGGTGCGGAAGTCGAAGCTCTCGACCTCCATCGTGTACCCGCGGGGCCCGAGCCACAGCTTGACCAGGTCCGGGTCGGCGTGCGCCCGGAAGACCTCCGCGACCGGGAAGTCGAACTCGCGGGTGTAGTCGATGAAGGGGACGCCGTCGGGGACGGTGAGGTGCAGGGCGTTGCTCATGTCTTCTTCTCCTCGGTGGGTGGGTGGTGCCGGGCGGTGGGCCCGCCCGGTTGGCTCTGTGCGTGCAGCACGGCGTCGAGGCCCCGGAACCGGCGTTCCTGCACCAGGCGGTACTGGTCGATCCACGCCGTCAGCGTCTCCAGCCGGGCCGGGTCCAGGTGCACCGGTCGGCGCTGGGCGTCGCGGGTGCGGGTGACCAGCCCGGCCTGCTCGAGCACCTGGATGTGCTTCGAGACGGCCTGCTTGCTGATCTCGAAGGGGGCGGCCAGCTCGTTGACCGTGGCCGGGCCACGGCTGAGCCGGGCGATGAGGCGACGGCGCACGGGGTCGGCCAGGGCCATGAAGGCCCGGTCGAGGTCGGCGTCGTCGGGCTCGGACATGTTGTCAACGATCTCCTTGATCAACCGATTGGTTGACTACAAAGTAGGGCGGGGGTGGCCGTCCGTCAAGGGGTTCGTCGACGGTCGCGGGGTGGACGTTCTCGGCGGGACCGGTGCACGTTTCGACGGGACCGTCCCGGCTGGGTGGCTTCCGCGATCACGCTGTCCCGGGCGCCGCTCGCCAGCACTGGCCTCACGTTGTCCCAGGCAGCCGCTCGCCAGCACTGGCCCCAGCCCTGACGCCTGGCCCGCGGCGGGCCGCTGTTCAGCCGCCGAGCCGGTTGATGGTGAACGCGACGAGGAACCCGGTCGCGGCGATCAGCCCGGTGAGCAGGTGGGTGCGCTCGAAGGCCTCGGGGATCATGGTGTCGGCGAGCATGGTGAGGATCGCGCCGGCCGCCACGGCGGTGATGACCGCGACCGCCTGCGGCGAGGCCGCCCCCAGGAGCTGGTAGCCGAGCGCCGCGGCGGCCGCGCTGGCGACGGCGATCCCCACCCACACCCCGAAGACGTAGCGCGCGCTGCGCCCGGCCGCCCGCATGCCGGCGGCGCTGGACAGTCCTTCGGGGAGGTTGGAGATGAACACGGCGGCGATGACCGTCGTGCTCACCCCGCCGCCGCCGAGCAGGCTCGCCCCCAGCACCACGGACTCCGGCACGCCGTCGAGCAGGGCGCCGACGGCGATCGCGGCGCCGCTGCCCGGCTGCTCCTCCTCCGACGGCTGCTGGGACTGGGACCGCTTGCGGTGCCGGGCACCGCGGCGGGCCAGGGCGGCGTTGGCCAGGACGTAGACGGACGCACCGGCGAGGAAGCCGACGACGGTGGCCGGCAGGCCGCCGCTGGCCTCGGCCTCCGCCACGAGGTCGAACGCGAGCGCGGAGATGAGCACCCCGGCACCGAAGGCCATCACGCTGGCGACCACCAGCCGCGGGATCCGGACGAACCAGGCCAGCGCCGCGCCGATGACCAGCGCCGCCCCGCCCAGCAGGCCCCAGGCGCCGGCCGCCAGCCAGCCGCTCATCGGTCGATCCGCTGCGCCACGGGCGTCCTTCCGTCGGTGCCGTCGGCCCCGGTCCTTGGTAGGGCCTCGCGGGAGCGGGCGCAACCCGGGGCCGGTGGTGGTCGGGGAGCGGGATGGCGGTGCGGTGACGCGGGCGCGCGTCGCGAGCGACGGTCGCCGCGCGCCGGCGCTGCGAGCCCCACGATGACCGCCGGACCGCCTCCCATCTGCGGTAAAGGTGCGGCACACTGAGAGTCACGCGCAAGCCACGACGCAGCCTGTCCAGCACGAGAGAGGAATGTGGAGGTACCAACCATGGATACCGGCGGTGGACGCGTCCGGACCGGGGACCGCATCGTCGTCCAGTCCACCCGCGTGGGCTACCCCGTTCGCGAGGGCGAGGTGATCGAGGTCCGTGGACCTGGCGGCACGGCGCCGTTCCTGGTCCGCTGGTCGGACGGGACGAGCGAGTCGCTCGTCTTCCCCGGGCCCGACGTGGTCGTCAAGCCGAGGGCGGCGGAGCCCGCCGGCTGACCGGGGCCGCGCGGCGGCGTGGCGCCGCCGGTCCACCCGGCGCACGCCGTCGTGCCGCCATCGCCCAGCACGACGGCGACCGGCGCCGCCCCACCGGGCCGGGGCCGCACCACCCGTGCACCGGCCGCCCCACCGTGCCCGGCTGGGGCGCCGTGACGGCCGGGGCGCCGCGCCGGCCGGGCGCCGGGCCGCACCCCGCTGCGGCCCGGTGCCCGGCTGGGCACACTTGCCTGGTGCGTGACCTCCTCGTCCTCGGGACCGCCTCGCAGGTGCCGACCCGCACCCGGAACCAGAACGGGTACCTGCTGCGGTGGGACGGGCAGGGTTACCTCTTCGACCCGGGGGAGGGGACGCAGCGGCAGATGATCCTCGCCGGGGCCCCGTCCTCGGCAATCACCCATATCTGCATCACCCACGTGCACGGCGACCACTGCTACGGCCTGCCCGGGGTGCTCTCCCGGATGGTCCTCGACGGCGTCGACCACCCGGTCCACCTGCACTACCCGGCGAGCGGGGAAGAGGTGGTCCGGGCGCTGGTCGCCCTGGCCACGCCCGGCCTGGACCTGCGCCGGCACCCGCACGGCGGGCCCGGCGAGGTCGTCCCGGGGCTGCACGTCGCGCCGCTGCGGCACCGGGTGGAGACCTACGGCTACCGGCTGGTCGAGCCGGACGGGCGCACCCTCCTGCCGGACCGGCTGGCCGCGGCAGGCCTGCACGGGCCCGACGTCGGCCGGCTCCAGCGGGCGGGCCGGCTCGGCGGGGTGTCCCTGGCGGAGGTGAGCGTCCCCCGGCGGGGGCAGCGGGTCGCCGTCGTCATGGACACCGCGGTGTGCGACGGCGCCGCCGAGCTGGCGGCGGAGGCGGACCTGCTCCTGGCCGAGTCGACCTTCGCCGACGAGGACGCCGCCCTCGCCGAGGCGTACCGGCACCTGACCGCCGGGCAGGCCGGTCGGCTCGCGGCCGAGGCGGGGGTGGGCCGGCTGGTGCTCACCCACTTCTCCGCCCGCTACCCCGACGTCACGCCCCTGCTCGCGCAGGCCCGCGCCCGCGCCGGGGCGGCGGCGGTGGTCGCCGCGGCGGACCTGGACCGGATCCCGCTGCCGCGGCGACGGGCCGCGCCGGGTGGCGGCCCGGCGGGCGGGCCGGACGAGGCTGGCACGCAGGACGAGCCCGACGACGCCGGCGGGCCGACGGCGAGGCGCGCCAGCGGTGGCGCGTCCGGGCGGTAGCCCGGGCCGGGGTCGGGCGCTACCGGCCCCACGCGCCCGGGCCGGCGACGCCGCCCGGCTGGCCGGTCTGGTACACCGGGACCCAGCCGGCGGGCACCTGCCCGGTGGGGACGATCTGCTTGCCGAACGGCACGACGGTCACCGGCAGCATCTTGAGGTTGGCCAGCGCGAGCGGGATCCCGACGATGGTGACCGCCTGCGCGGCGGCCGTCGTGACGTGCCCGATGGCCAGCCACAGCCCGGCGACCAGGAACCAGATCACGTTGCCGATCGCGGAGCCGGCGCCCGCCCCCGGCCGCGCGACGACGGTGCGGCCGAAGGGCCACAGGGCGAAGGAGGCCATCCGGAAGGACGCCACCCCGAACGGGATCGTCACCACCAGCAGGCAGGCCAGGACCCCGAAGACCAGGTACCCCAGCGCCAGCCACACGCCGCCGAAGACGAGCCAGATGAGGTTGAGGAGGATCGCCATCCGGCGAGGGTCCCACGGCGCCAGGCCCGGCGACCAGGTGTGCCGGACGGTGCGGCGCAGACGCCGGGCGGGCGGCGCGGCGTCGACCAGACTCCCTCCGGCTCAGGCCGGGCTCAGGCCGCCCGCTCCCAGCGCGCCCGCCGCCGTGCCCGCCGGAGCAGCCCGCGCAGCGGCTCGGTGCCGCTGCGCGGCCACAGCGCGGCCGCGACCCGCGCCGGCCACCGAGCGCCGCGGCGCGCCCGGCGCAGCACCGCGCGCACGTCCTGAGCCATACCCTCGGCCTCGGGCCCGGCCGGGGCGTACCGGGTCCGCTCGAGCCGGTCGGCGGCCCGGCCGAGCGCGGCGAGGGCCGGCGGGTCCAGGCCCGCCGCCTCGGCGTAGCGCGCCCGCGCCTGGCGCGGCGTGGCCGCCGGCGGGGCGGTGACCCCCAGGTCCGCCAGCCCGGCGACGAGCACTCCCCACTCGGCCTCCACCCGGTCGGCCTCGTCCCGGGCCCGACGCCGGCCGGCGGTGCGCCGGGACCACCCCACGGCGGGGACCACCGCGAGCAGCGCGACCACCACCAGCAGCGCCAGCCCGAGCGGGCGCAGCCGGGCCGCGGCGGCCCACCAGCCCACCGCCCCGGTGTCCCCGATGACGGGGTTTGTCGCGTCGTCCACCGGCGCCGGGGCGGTGGCCCCCGGCGCCGGGGTCGGTGCCGTCGCGGGGCCGGTGGCGCCGGCCGGCGCGAAGTACAGCGGCGCCGGCCCGGACCGGCCGCCCGGCGTCGGCTCGAACCGGGTCCAGCCCAGCCCGGCGATGTCCAGCTCGGGCCAGGCATGGGCATCCGCGGCGACCACGAGGTGAGAGCCGTCGGGCTGTACCTCCCCGGGCAGGAACCCCACCGCCAGCCGCGCCGGGATCCCCGCCGCCCGGGCCAGCATGACCATCGCCGTCGCGAACTGGGTGCAGTAGCCCTGGCGGGTCTGGAGGAAGTGGCTGACCGGGTCCAGCGGTGCCCCGTCCGGGCCGGGGACCTCCTCGGCGAGGGTGAGGGAGTAGGTGAAGATGCTGCTGCGCAGGTAGGCCTGGATGGCCATCGCGGCCTGGACCTCGTTGGTCGCCCCGGCGGTCAGCTCGGCGGCGAGCGGCACGACGACCTCGGCGGAGGCCGGGTCGACGGCGAGCGCCGGGTCCGCCGGGTCGTGCCCGGTCCCCGCGCCCACCCCGGGCGGCAGCGCCCCGCCCGGTCGCCAGTAGCTGGCCCGGTACGCCGCCGGCTGCTCGCCGACCACCCCCGCGCCGGCCGCGTCGAGGAGCAGGTCCGGGCCGCCGAGGTCGGCGCGGAGCAGCGGGGCCGGCAGGGCGATCTGCGGGGCCCGGACCTCGTTGGTCTCCACCTCGACCTGGTACCGCTCCACCGGCACCGCGGGGCTGGCCGGCCCGGTGGGCTCCGCCGGGCCGACCGCCGCGCCGTCGCCGGGGTGCCAGCGGCCCTCGGCGTACCGGTCGGTCACGGTCACCCGCAGCGGCACCGGCCGCGGGTCGTCGGTGCGGAACCGGAGCACCAGGGCGGTGCTGCGGCTGCCCAGGTCCTCGGCCAGGTCGAGGGTGCGGGTGAAGCTGGTCCCGCTCCCGCCCCGGCCCAGCCCGTCCAGCAGGGAGGTGGTGGGCAGGTGCGGCACGAGCGCCGGCGCCGCGGCCGCGGCCAGGACCGCCACGGCGCCGACCAGGCGGGCCCAGGACCGGTAGCGGCGCACGCTGCCCGCCGCCGCGGCCTCCACCGCCGGGGCCGCCCGCCGTGCGGGGCCGCCCGCCCCGTCGCGGGCCGCGCCGGGCCAGTCGCCCAGGCGCCCGATCGCCTGCCGGGCGAGCAGCACCAGCCATGCCACCGCGGCCGCGAGGAAGTAGCGCGGGTGCTGCGCCGTGCCCGTGCTGGAGGC contains:
- a CDS encoding alpha/beta fold hydrolase, which produces MEHKDPIVVLHGGPGIPDLAENAAYFGQLATLGHPVYTYAQLGSGPSTRLDDPRGYGLERDVADLESIRRTLRAPRLILVGHSYGAALAANYLAAYPDRVAALVLSSPAPLDPHDRSSDRASARLTTGQRMNTYRLVSAPRALLGYLLLQVNPAAAHAYFPDPEADARNDRVITAAAPGLHCDRSRSWPATRGSGFYAHQYPQSATSQRPPDIRDRLSALSREGLKVEVLLIKGGCDYLSWQSALDYRRVLPETRLVYLPVAGHNTYADQPQTVLACIRAFLDHQDTPVPTYTSDDQPPGYQG
- a CDS encoding helix-turn-helix domain-containing protein; amino-acid sequence: MEVVAVRTTGIYCLPACSARPLPQNTTTLPSAAAAEVGGFRPCHRCRPYRVPLDAQVAGAPDLVCRAVALILDGALDLGGEEQLAQRVGLSARQLRRLFDHNLGVTPTMLARSARTHLARRLLDDTDLTVAQVAFAAGFGSLSQFGRDMRQVFHDTPSRLRLRRRRHDRLVADGGLTLRVTPSRAVDWPAVVAGLADNVVPGVESVLDQTYRRTVTVHGDVGVLELGARTDGAVELTAHLPHWEELVHIVQAARRLLGPGSRAPARPPVPRHRWNAWEDNVVAAVADVVGLPEARHCVGVLARQVGTPVGGLRLWGLDRTFPNADQLLAADLDALTLPAGAGAALHQLAAIARAKHRRRRADDATQG
- a CDS encoding SRPBCC family protein yields the protein MSNALHLTVPDGVPFIDYTREFDFPVAEVFRAHADPDLVKLWLGPRGYTMEVESFDFRTGGSYRYRQTDPDGGTYGFSGVYHKVRENEFAVQTFEFDGYPDVVSIEFLTFEDLGGGRSRLRGRAVYPTQEARDGMAASGMEQGLDEGYDRLEELLGSRTGTA
- a CDS encoding helix-turn-helix transcriptional regulator is translated as MSEPDDADLDRAFMALADPVRRRLIARLSRGPATVNELAAPFEISKQAVSKHIQVLEQAGLVTRTRDAQRRPVHLDPARLETLTAWIDQYRLVQERRFRGLDAVLHAQSQPGGPTARHHPPTEEKKT
- a CDS encoding ZIP family metal transporter, with the protein product MSGWLAAGAWGLLGGAALVIGAALAWFVRIPRLVVASVMAFGAGVLISALAFDLVAEAEASGGLPATVVGFLAGASVYVLANAALARRGARHRKRSQSQQPSEEEQPGSGAAIAVGALLDGVPESVVLGASLLGGGGVSTTVIAAVFISNLPEGLSSAAGMRAAGRSARYVFGVWVGIAVASAAAAALGYQLLGAASPQAVAVITAVAAGAILTMLADTMIPEAFERTHLLTGLIAATGFLVAFTINRLGG
- a CDS encoding DUF1918 domain-containing protein, with the protein product MDTGGGRVRTGDRIVVQSTRVGYPVREGEVIEVRGPGGTAPFLVRWSDGTSESLVFPGPDVVVKPRAAEPAG
- a CDS encoding ribonuclease Z; the encoded protein is MRDLLVLGTASQVPTRTRNQNGYLLRWDGQGYLFDPGEGTQRQMILAGAPSSAITHICITHVHGDHCYGLPGVLSRMVLDGVDHPVHLHYPASGEEVVRALVALATPGLDLRRHPHGGPGEVVPGLHVAPLRHRVETYGYRLVEPDGRTLLPDRLAAAGLHGPDVGRLQRAGRLGGVSLAEVSVPRRGQRVAVVMDTAVCDGAAELAAEADLLLAESTFADEDAALAEAYRHLTAGQAGRLAAEAGVGRLVLTHFSARYPDVTPLLAQARARAGAAAVVAAADLDRIPLPRRRAAPGGGPAGGPDEAGTQDEPDDAGGPTARRASGGASGR
- a CDS encoding YccF domain-containing protein — encoded protein: MAILLNLIWLVFGGVWLALGYLVFGVLACLLVVTIPFGVASFRMASFALWPFGRTVVARPGAGAGSAIGNVIWFLVAGLWLAIGHVTTAAAQAVTIVGIPLALANLKMLPVTVVPFGKQIVPTGQVPAGWVPVYQTGQPGGVAGPGAWGR
- a CDS encoding transglutaminaseTgpA domain-containing protein, whose translation is MDAALAAVCTLVVSWPVTELFQSQPWVGPLVLALAVVAATGALARAGGLRAGGVLALQVAVAGLVVCWQLFPGAYLWYGLPRPAVLPELARLGAQAVRTIEMETVPVPANAGMVLLTVVGLAAVGIAVDALAVTARSPALAGLPLLAVAVVSASSTGTAQHPRYFLAAAVAWLVLLARQAIGRLGDWPGAARDGAGGPARRAAPAVEAAAAGSVRRYRSWARLVGAVAVLAAAAAPALVPHLPTTSLLDGLGRGGSGTSFTRTLDLAEDLGSRSTALVLRFRTDDPRPVPLRVTVTDRYAEGRWHPGDGAAVGPAEPTGPASPAVPVERYQVEVETNEVRAPQIALPAPLLRADLGGPDLLLDAAGAGVVGEQPAAYRASYWRPGGALPPGVGAGTGHDPADPALAVDPASAEVVVPLAAELTAGATNEVQAAMAIQAYLRSSIFTYSLTLAEEVPGPDGAPLDPVSHFLQTRQGYCTQFATAMVMLARAAGIPARLAVGFLPGEVQPDGSHLVVAADAHAWPELDIAGLGWTRFEPTPGGRSGPAPLYFAPAGATGPATAPTPAPGATAPAPVDDATNPVIGDTGAVGWWAAAARLRPLGLALLVVVALLAVVPAVGWSRRTAGRRRARDEADRVEAEWGVLVAGLADLGVTAPPAATPRQARARYAEAAGLDPPALAALGRAADRLERTRYAPAGPEAEGMAQDVRAVLRRARRGARWPARVAAALWPRSGTEPLRGLLRRARRRARWERAA